Proteins encoded by one window of Pecten maximus chromosome 15, xPecMax1.1, whole genome shotgun sequence:
- the LOC117343183 gene encoding partner of bursicon-like — protein sequence MAQMVYNSLATIMIFLLLRGGHSLVDNCETKEIEINIVRSLTVQFAGSPRNAVCVANVLVNECDGMCVSRVTPSVSQFPGFDKICKCCSETSLISREITLTECRDGHQILDGVHPTTFFSQPANCACQPCQN from the exons ATGGCCCAGATGGTATATAATTCCCTAGCAACAATAATGATATTTCTATTGTTACGAGGAGGACACTCTCTCGTGGATAACTGCGAGACAAAGGAAATCGAGATAAACATCGTCCGCTCGCTGACCGTACAGTTCGCTGGAAGTCCCCGCAATGCCGTCTGTGTGGCTAACGTCCTAGTCAATGAGTGTGATGGCATGTGCGTTTCACGAGTAACTCCAAGTGTTTCTCAGTTTCCAGGATTTGACAAA ATCTGTAAATGCTGCAGTGAAACCAGCCTGATTTCCAGAGAGATCACTCTCACAGAATGTCGTGATGGACACCAAATCCTGGACGGGGTGCATCCTACAACTTTCTTTTCTCAACCTGCTAACTGTGCTTGTCAACCTTGTCAAAACTAA